The Tripterygium wilfordii isolate XIE 37 chromosome 17, ASM1340144v1, whole genome shotgun sequence genome has a window encoding:
- the LOC119981624 gene encoding two-pore potassium channel 3-like isoform X1 yields the protein MDELFLSKSTGFEAESSRPSPRREFPPGYLDFITNDAIIPIITTPKSSASFVNLIGNLSKNRKGTLTRRSHSAPSVFTDIKQEAFSDDLDQRAPPKSTPWIVRQAFVVVILYIIAGIVFYLTSGSFKGTTTFKPVDAAYFSVVTLCTIGYGDIVPDTTFTKLFTCAFILVGFGFIDILLNGLVTYICDRQEAVLLSTVDENRFNTMMQTYMIDKAKGRMRIRMKVGLALAVVIGCIAVGTVMVHFLEDLNWVDSFYLSVTSVTTVGYGDYAFTTLTGRCFAIIWLLVSTLAVARAFLYLAELRSDRRNRRIAQWVLQKKMTLGDLVAADLDNDGCISKSEFVIFKLREMGKIAEKDILEICKQFDSIDNSNHGKITLADLMGSA from the exons ATGGATGAACTCTTTCTCTCCAAGAGTACAGGATTTGAAGCAGAATCTAGCAGACCATCACCACGAAGAGAATTCCCTCCGGGTTACCTTGATTTCATCACAAACGATGCAATTATCCCTATCATCACAACACCAAAGTCTTCAGCTTCCTTTGTAAACCTTATAGGCAACTTGAGCAAGAATAGAAAGGGAACACTCACCCGCAGGTCACACTCAGCTCCATCAGTATTCACTGACATCAAACAAGAGGCCTTTTCGGATGACTTGGATCAGAGAGCACCTCCTAAATCAACTCCTTGGATTGTACGGCAAGCATTCGTCGTTGTGATCTTATACATAATTGCAGGTATTGTATTTTACTTGACTAGTGGAAGCTTCAAAGGTACTACCACATTCAAGCCAGTGGATGCCGCCTACTTCAGTGTGGTCACACTCTGCACTATTGGCTACGGAGACATTGTTCCAGACACAACATTCACCAAGCTCTTTACTTGTGCTTTTATCTTGGTGGGTTTCGGATTCATTGATATCTTGCTTAATGGGTTGGTCACATACATTTGTGATAGGCAAGAGGCTGTTCTGTTGAGTACTGTCGATGAGAATCGATTCAACACAATGATGCAAACATATATGATCGATAAAGCAAAAGGAAGGATGAGGATTAGAATGAAAGTGGGTTTAGCATTGGCAGTTGTCATTGGCTGCATTGCTGTAGGTACGGTAATGGTGCATTTCCTGGAGGATTTAAATTGGGTTGATAGCTTTTACCTTTCTGTTACTTCTGTGACAACTGTAGGTTATGGGGATTATGCTTTCACAACATTAACAGGGAGATGTTTTGCCATTATATGGCTATTAGTTAGCACTCTGGCTGTGGCCAGGGCCTTTCTATACTTAGCTGAGCTTAGGAGCGACAGGCGGAATCGCAGGATCGCACAATGGGTTCTTCAGAAGAAAATGACTCTGGGGGATTTGGTAGCTGCAGACCTTGATAATGATGGATGCATCAG TAAATCTGAATTCGTTATATTCAAGCTCAGGGAGATGGGAAAGATAGCAGAGAAAGATATCTTGGAGATATGCAAGCAATTTGATTCAATAGACAACAGCAATCATGGTAAAATCACTCTTGCTGATCTTATGGGAAGTGCTTGA
- the LOC119981624 gene encoding two-pore potassium channel 3-like isoform X2 gives MDELFLSKSTGFEAESSRPSPRREFPPGYLDFITNDAIIPIITTPKSSASFVNLIGNLSKNRKGTLTRRSHSAPSVFTDIKQEAFSDDLDQRAPPKSTPWIVRQAFVVVILYIIAGIVFYLTSGSFKGTTTFKPVDAAYFSVVTLCTIGYGDIVPDTTFTKLFTCAFILVGFGFIDILLNGLVTYICDRQEAVLLSTVDENRFNTMMQTYMIDKAKGRMRIRMKVGLALAVVIGCIAVGYGDYAFTTLTGRCFAIIWLLVSTLAVARAFLYLAELRSDRRNRRIAQWVLQKKMTLGDLVAADLDNDGCISKSEFVIFKLREMGKIAEKDILEICKQFDSIDNSNHGKITLADLMGSA, from the exons ATGGATGAACTCTTTCTCTCCAAGAGTACAGGATTTGAAGCAGAATCTAGCAGACCATCACCACGAAGAGAATTCCCTCCGGGTTACCTTGATTTCATCACAAACGATGCAATTATCCCTATCATCACAACACCAAAGTCTTCAGCTTCCTTTGTAAACCTTATAGGCAACTTGAGCAAGAATAGAAAGGGAACACTCACCCGCAGGTCACACTCAGCTCCATCAGTATTCACTGACATCAAACAAGAGGCCTTTTCGGATGACTTGGATCAGAGAGCACCTCCTAAATCAACTCCTTGGATTGTACGGCAAGCATTCGTCGTTGTGATCTTATACATAATTGCAGGTATTGTATTTTACTTGACTAGTGGAAGCTTCAAAGGTACTACCACATTCAAGCCAGTGGATGCCGCCTACTTCAGTGTGGTCACACTCTGCACTATTGGCTACGGAGACATTGTTCCAGACACAACATTCACCAAGCTCTTTACTTGTGCTTTTATCTTGGTGGGTTTCGGATTCATTGATATCTTGCTTAATGGGTTGGTCACATACATTTGTGATAGGCAAGAGGCTGTTCTGTTGAGTACTGTCGATGAGAATCGATTCAACACAATGATGCAAACATATATGATCGATAAAGCAAAAGGAAGGATGAGGATTAGAATGAAAGTGGGTTTAGCATTGGCAGTTGTCATTGGCTGCATTGCTGTAG GTTATGGGGATTATGCTTTCACAACATTAACAGGGAGATGTTTTGCCATTATATGGCTATTAGTTAGCACTCTGGCTGTGGCCAGGGCCTTTCTATACTTAGCTGAGCTTAGGAGCGACAGGCGGAATCGCAGGATCGCACAATGGGTTCTTCAGAAGAAAATGACTCTGGGGGATTTGGTAGCTGCAGACCTTGATAATGATGGATGCATCAG TAAATCTGAATTCGTTATATTCAAGCTCAGGGAGATGGGAAAGATAGCAGAGAAAGATATCTTGGAGATATGCAAGCAATTTGATTCAATAGACAACAGCAATCATGGTAAAATCACTCTTGCTGATCTTATGGGAAGTGCTTGA
- the LOC119981627 gene encoding LOW QUALITY PROTEIN: uncharacterized protein LOC119981627 (The sequence of the model RefSeq protein was modified relative to this genomic sequence to represent the inferred CDS: inserted 1 base in 1 codon) — protein sequence MSIKCGSIAMVASSRPVLRPMFVASNTKTNTEQLRTQLDQLHTEAQTTRAKANNARMRLLRLSEAAEKLKRQAVVSVHTGNEDDARELLFQKKKIMQSMERSKSRIELLDKLSAKLTEAISVKETQLIGNVALDLEVDREDSSGPIRVVSPKEDFIDDRDDAEEFGPKSLKLENDDLQFHSDDEANPPVAKEREDFGGYLRRSIGNEEGSIISSLKGISSYGDFLEHVDQQLNKIEVELVTVLNVSTLVMNDKEKPXNLKVQQTMELLENICSIRQRIAGITRETVKSI from the exons ATGAGCATCAAGTGTGGTAGTATTGCTATGGTGGCATCGTCGAGGCCTGTACTGAGACCCATGTTCGTGGCTTCCAATACCAAGACTAACACAGAGCAGCTTCGAACCCAACTCGATCAACTTCACACAGAAGCACAGACCACCAGAGCCAAAG CAAACAATGCAAGAATGAGACTTTTGCGATTGTCAGAGGCAGCAGAAAAGCTTAAACGTCAAGCAGTTGTCAGTGTCCATACTGGGAATGAAGATGATGCGAGGGAGCTACTttttcagaagaagaagattatgCAGTCTATGGAAAGATCAAAGAGTCGCATTGAATTGCTTGATAAACTTTCTGCAAAACTTACTGAG GCAATTTCCGTGAAAGAGACTCAACTAATTGGGAATGTAGCTTTAGATCTTGAAGTGGACAGAGAAGACTCTTCTGGTCCAATTCGAGTTGTGTCTCCGAAGGAAGATTTTATAGATGACAGAGACGATGCCGAAGAATTTGGTCCCAAGAGCCTGAAACTTGAAAATGATGACTTGCAGTTCCATTCAGATGATGAAGCAAACCCGCCTGTAGCCAAGGAGAGAGAGGATTTTGGGGGATATCTTAGGAGGTCAATTGGTAATGAAGAAGGAAGCATAATCAGTAGCTTGAAGGGAATATCCTCTTATGGAGATTTCTTGGAGCATGTGGATCAACAACTCAACAAAATTGAAGTAGAACTTGTCACTGTTTTGAATGTATCAACCTTGGTGATGAATGATAAAGAGAAGC AAAATTTAAAGGTGCAACAGACCATGGAACTTCTTGAGAACATCTGTAGCATTAGGCAGAg GATTGCAGGAATCACACGGGAAACGGTGAAGTCCATATAA
- the LOC119982461 gene encoding WRKY transcription factor 71-like encodes MSNNDQKQDPFHNYDPFYYNDSSVFPFFNITPTQNHIQPAAAGFDPSVAPPSNTSFTDSLSLSMDYNTLSRAFDMSCSSSDVITDPNVEEDANLKRFAVGDQIPPSTPNSSVSSSSNEAGPEDDSDKIKDKHPREINTHEDAADDKSKKNNAKKKEKRPREPRFAFQTKSEIDNLDDGYRWRKYGQKAVKNSPYPRSYYRCTSQKCRVKKRVERSYQDPSTVITTYEGQHNHHCPATLRGNAAMPMLSPSLLAASRHRAFPQQLLLTRLFPNRAAAVPTTSTMLYQNNTTMAHHQHQHEGQLYFPPDYGLLQDLVPSFSPRSHN; translated from the exons ATGTCAAATAATGATCAAAAACAAGATCCATTTCATAATTATGATCCTTTTTACTATAATGATTCGTCAGTCTTTCCATTCTTCAACATCACACCCACACAAAATCACATACAACCTGCAGCTGCAGGGTTCGATCCTTCGGTGGCTCCCCCCTCAAACACGAGCTTCACTGACTCCTTAAGTCTTTCCATGGACTACAACACCCTCTCAAGAGCCTTTGACATGTCTTGCTCTTCATCTGATGTTATCACTGATCCCAATGTTGAAGAAGATGCTAACTTGAAGAGATTTGCTGTTGGGGATCAAATCCCACCTTCAACTCCAAATTCATCAGTCTCTTCCTCTTCCAACGAGGCCGGACCTGAAGATGATTCAGACAAGATCAAGGACAAGCATCCCAGAGAGATTAATACTCATGAAGATGCAGCAGATGACAAATCTAA GAAAAACAATgctaaaaagaaagagaaaaggccGAGGGAGCCTCGATTTGCATTTCAGACCAAGAGCGAGATTGATAATCTGGATGATGGTTACAGATGGAGAAAATATGGACAAAAGGCTGTCAAGAATAGCCCTTATCCAAG AAGTTACTACAGATGCACCAGCCAGAAGTGCAGGGTGAAGAAAAGAGTAGAGAGATCATACCAAGACCCATCAACTGTGATCACCACTTACGAAGGCCAGCACAACCACCATTGTCCCGCAACTCTCCGTGGCAACGCAGCAATGCCAATGCTGTCCCCTTCTCTTCTCGCCGCCTCCAGGCATAGGGCCTTTCCCCAACAACTCCTCCTCACTCGCTTGTTTCCAAACCGAGCTGCAGCTGTTCCCACTACTTCCACCATGCTGTACCAAAACAATACTACTATGGCccatcatcaacatcaacatgaAGGACAGCTCTATTTTCCTCCTGACTATGGCTTGTTGCAGGATTTAGTTCCCTCTTTCTCCCCCAGGAGCCATAACTAG
- the LOC119982460 gene encoding probable receptor-like protein kinase At2g42960: protein MSENSLNKDLSKKTSILGLKLWVLIGISVCAFIVVILCILSVWFTYRRKTRRSVDKLSIPNVSKDIKVDMVGAQGLYDHPESVSLTVNDKLSDKNSEKVLAHLGISKSTDADNTSQCSSIYHHERACSSQSVEEGSSGTVQKQSSLSHAGLVTASPLISLPEISDLGWGYWFTLRDLQFATNRFAAENVLGEGGYGVVYKGMLSNGTEIAVKKLLNNLGQAEKEFRVEVEAIGHVRHKNLVRLLGYCIEGVHRMLVYEYVNNGNLEQWLHGAMRQHGSLTWEARMKVLLGTARALAYLHEAIEPKVVHRDIKSSNILIDDKFSAKVSDFGLAKLLGSGESHITTRVMGTFGYVAPEYANTGLLNEKSDIYSFGVLLLEAVTGRDPVDYGRPANEVNLVEWLKMMVGTKRAEEVVDPNLEIKPATRALKRALLVALRCVDPDAEKRPKMSHVVRMLEADEYPYREDRRNRKSRTASMEQELECMKETRDLENKVGGSESNA from the exons ATGTCTGAGAATTCCCTGAACAAGGATTTATCAAAGAAGACATCTATTTTGGGTCTAAAACTATGGGTTCTGATAGGAATTTCAGTTTGTGCATTTATAGTTGTGATTCTTTGTATCTTATCTGTGTGGTTTACATATCGGAGGAAAACCAGAAGATCAGTGGACAAGTTATCAATACCAAATGTTTCAAAAGATATCAAGGTCGACATGGTTGGGGCGCAGGGTTTGTATGATCATCCTGAAAGTGTATCTCTTACAGTCAATGATAAATTGAGTGACAAAAACTCGGAGAAGGTGCTAGCTCATCTGGGAATTAGTAAATCAACTGATGCTGATAACACCAGTCAGTGCAGCTCTATTTATCATCATGAGAGGGCGTGTAGTTCGCAGTCAGTTGAGGAGGGAAGCTCTGGGACTGTTCAGAAGCAATCTTCATTGTCACATGCAGGACTTGTTACTGCCTCCCCCTTGATTAGCTTGCCTGAAATTTCGGATCTTGGATGGGGCTATTGGTTTACTCTCAGAGATCTTCAATTTGCTACAAACCGTTTTGCTGCTGAAAATGTGCTTGGCGAGGGGGGATATGGTGTTGTATACAAGGGTATGCTGAGCAATGGAACTGAGATAGCTGTGAAGAAGCTTCTTAATAATCT GGGACAGGCGGAAAAAGAATTTCGGGTCGAGGTGGAGGCTATAGGACATGTTCGACATAAGAATCTTGTTCGGCTTCTGGGGTACTGCATAGAAGGAGTTCACAG GATGTTGGTGTATGAATATGTGAATAATGGAAACTTAGAGCAATGGCTGCATGGTGCCATGCGGCAGCATGGTAGCCTTACATGGGAAGCTCGCATGAAGGTTCTTCTTGGTACTGCTAGGGC GCTTGCTTATTTGCATGAAGCAATAGAACCAAAAGTTGTTCACCGAGATATTAAATCGAGCAACATCTTGATTGATGATAAGTTCAGCGCCAAAGTTTCTGATTTTGGATTGGCCAAGCTCCTGGGATCGGGAGAGAGTCACATCACAACCCGTGTTATGGGAACATTTGG TTATGTTGCTCCAGAATATGCCAATACCGGCTTGCTAAATGAAAAGAGTGACATTTACAGCTTTGGAGTTCTCCTGCTTGAAGCAGTGACTGGAAGGGACCCTGTGGACTATGGTCGCCCAGCTAATGAG GTCAATCTTGTTGAATGGTTAAAGATGATGGTTGGGACGAAAAGAGCTGAGGAAGTAGTGGACCCGAATCTCGAAATCAAACCAGCAACACGTGCCCTGAAACGTGCCCTTCTGGTTGCGCTTAGATGTGTTGACCCAGATGCAGAAAAGAGACCGAAAATGAGTCATGTCGTACGAATGCTTGAAGCTGATGAGTATCCATATCGGGAG gaTCGGAGGAATAGAAAGAGCCGAACAGCAAGTATGGAGCAGGAGCTTGAATGTATGAAAGAAACAAGAGACTTGGAGAACAAGGTAGGCGGTTCAGAGAGTAATGCATGA
- the LOC119982335 gene encoding 26S proteasome non-ATPase regulatory subunit 14 homolog, giving the protein MERLQRIFGGGMGGMGQPHPDSPLLDSSEQVYISSLALLKMLKHGRAGVPMEVMGLMLGEFVDEYTVRVVDVFAMPQSGTGVSVEAVDHVFQTDMLDMLKQTGRPEMVVGWYHSHPGFGCWLSGVDINTQQSFEALNQRAVAVVVDPIQSVKGKVVIDAFRLINPQTMMLGQEPRQTTSNLGHLNKPSIQALIHGLNRHYYSIAINYRKNELEEKMLLNLHKKKWTDGLTLRRFDTHSKTNEQTVQDMLNLAIKYNKAVQEEDELSPEKLAIANVGRQDAKKHLEEHVSNLMSSNIVQTLGTMLDTVVF; this is encoded by the exons ATGGAGAGATTGCAGAGGATATTTGGCGGAGGAATGGGAGGGATGGGTCAGCCGCATCCCGATTCTCCGCTGCTCGACTCCTCGGAGCAAGTCTACATATCGTCGCTGGCGCTCCTCAAGATGCTGAAGCATGGGAGGGCCGGGGTTCCGATGGAGGTCATGGGCCTCATGCTTGGAGAGTTCGTCGACGAGTATACTGTCAGAGTCGTCGATGTCTTCGCCATGCCCCAGAGCGGTACCGGCGTTAGTGTCGAGGCCGTCGACCACGTCTTCCAGACCGATATGCTTGACATGCTCAAGCAGACTGGCAG ACCAGAGATGGTTGTTGGTTGGTACCATTCACATCCCGGATTTGGTTGCTGGCTTTCTGGTGTTGATATAAACACTCAGCAG AGTTTTGAGGCATTGAATCAAAGAGCTGTTGCTGTGGTGGTCGATCCAATTCAGAGTGTTAAAGGGAAAGTAGTTATTGATGCATTCCGTCTCATCAACCCTCAAACAATGATGCTCGGCCAAGAACCACGTCAAACAACGTCTAATCTTGGGCATCTGAACAAACCATCGATTCAG GCTTTGATTCATGGGCTGAACAGGCATTACTACTCCATAGCCATAAACTATAGAAAAAATGAACTTGAGGAGAAGATGCTTCTGAACCTGCATAAGAAGAAGTGGACTGATGGCTTGACCCTGCGTCGATTTGATACCCATTCTAAAACAAATGAGCAAACTGTGCAG GACATGCTCAACTTGGCCATCAAATATAACAAGGCAGTtcaagaagaagatgaattgtCCCCAGAGAAACTTGCTATTGCAAATGTTGGGAGGCAAGATGCTAAGAAGCATCTGGAAGAGCATGTGTCGAACTTGATGTCTTCAAATATAGTTCAGACCCTCGGAACCATGCTTGATACTGTTGTATTCTAG
- the LOC119982336 gene encoding uncharacterized protein LOC119982336 codes for MNVQQQQQQQHNQSNAKVLSFDDISKYFSLPLSDAASNLGVCVSVLKKICRDNGLDRWPYRKFLAGKSIEEIKRHAAREKAKERIALAKALRQSGSEYQNNDVSKLQGISSPPRKLPQPGSKEIQIGRPQVLTKGMSTLDEFKHGFPSDGLSSVTYKWWGSSSPQRDEGIDSSEAKSDELEKPQSEGKADTGASSVKMDEEKPGKGGVKVHSGLEGTGLLTAVRKKAAEEGRETLKLHVRRKYGVNKLGRKDRRLLIRIFDSSLPKGWINGL; via the exons ATGAATGtgcaacaacagcagcagcagcagcataaTCAATCGAATGCGAAAGTTCTCTCTTTTGATGACATCTCAAAATATTTCTCTCTGCCACTTTCTGACGCCGCTTCCAATCTCG GTGTATGTGTAAGTGTTCTGAAGAAAATCTGTCGTGATAATGGACTTGATAGGTGGCCTTATCGGAAG TTTTTAGCTGGAAAGAGCATTGAAGAAATCAAAAGGCATGCTGCTAGAGAAAAGGCAAAAGAGCGTATTGCACTGGCAAAGGCCCTTAGACAGAG TGGCTCAGAGTACCAAAACAATGATGTTTCCAAGTTACAGGGTATATCCTCTCCACCTCGTAAGCTTCCACAACCAGGAAGCAAGGAAATTCAAATTGGAAGGCCCCAAGTCTTAACTAAGGGGATGTCAACATTGGATGAATTCAAGCATGGATTCCCATCAGATGGGTTATCAAGTGTTACATACAAATGGTGGGGCAGCAGCAGTCCTCAGCGTGACGAGGGGATTGACAGCAGTGAAGCAAAATCTGATGAGCTAGAAAAACCTCAATCTGAAGGCAAGGCAGATACTGGTGCCTCATCAGTGAAAATGGATGAAGAAAAGCCTGGAAAAGGGGGTGTCAAGGTCCATAGTGGTTTGGAAGGGACTGGTTTATTGACAGCTGTTAGAAAAAAAGCTgcagaagaaggaagagaaacaCTTAAGCTTCATGTTCGTAGGAAATATGGCGTAAACAAGCTTGGCAGGAAAGATAGACGACTGTTGATTCGAATATTTGACTCTTCGTTGCCAAAAGGGTGGATTAATGGCCTTTGA